A DNA window from Candidatus Omnitrophota bacterium contains the following coding sequences:
- a CDS encoding tripartite tricarboxylate transporter TctB family protein: MKPKLNLHFFLALSIALVASYALYSATDWPFRTALFPRMIAVPLLVLALIEMGLSAFATEKQREGHAVDFELTTEIDPLVARQRTLAIVGWILGFFILILLIGFPVGVPVFVFSYLKLGGKEKWGLALILTTLSWLVMKGLFDRLLHIPFPDGWIPSLFG; this comes from the coding sequence ATGAAACCCAAACTCAATCTCCATTTCTTTCTCGCTTTAAGCATCGCGTTGGTAGCGAGCTACGCTCTTTATTCGGCCACGGATTGGCCCTTTCGAACGGCGCTCTTTCCTAGAATGATTGCCGTGCCGCTTCTGGTGCTGGCGTTGATCGAAATGGGCTTGAGCGCTTTTGCCACTGAAAAGCAAAGGGAGGGTCATGCGGTCGATTTTGAGTTGACAACAGAAATCGATCCCTTGGTGGCCCGCCAAAGGACCTTGGCGATCGTCGGCTGGATATTGGGCTTCTTTATTCTGATTCTATTAATCGGGTTCCCTGTAGGCGTTCCGGTTTTTGTATTCTCGTACCTTAAGCTGGGCGGCAAAGAAAAATGGGGTTTGGCTCTTATTTTGACGACCCTTTCGTGGCTCGTAATGAAGGGCCTTTTTGATCGGCTTCTCCATATACCCTTCCCCGACGGTTGGATCCCGTCACTGTTCGGGTAA